The Verrucomicrobiia bacterium DNA window CTTTACGGCAACATTTTTGCCGGTGAAAACATGCTGGAAGCCATGGCCAAGCTGGTGCCGACGCTGAGCTGGCTGCTGCCGGTGCCGTTTTATTTCATGGAGTTGCTCGTGGGGCTGGTGCAGGCGCTCGTGTTCATGCTGCTGACGGCGGTGTTCACGATGCTGATCTGCATGCACGAAGAGGGGGAGCATCATTAAGCTTTAACACTTTTCAACGGTTTGACCGTGTTCAATCGCGGGAGCCGCTGAGAAAAACGCAAGACAAAAGGACAAACGTATGACAATGCCCCTGTTGGCAGAAATGAGCGGCAACCTGCACGTCGGTCTGGCGGCGCTGGGTGCGGCGCTCGGTGTAGGATTCATCGGCATGAAAGCCTCTGAGGCCGTGGGTCGCAACCCCGGCGCTTCGACCAAGATCCTGGTTCAATCCATCTTGGCCATCGCGTTCGCGGAAGCGATCGTGTTCTATGCCCTGTTCCTCGTGAAGCAAGGCGGTTAACACGTCGGGCGCAGGGCCGTCACAGCCCTGCGCCCTGTCATTCATCGCAGATTTGTCATGAACCAACTATTCTTTCTGGCGAGCATTGGCGGCGACTTGGCGCAAACGGCCCGGGAAACCGGCGAGCGTTTCGGGGTCGAGAAGTCGCTGTTCATCGCGCAGGTGATCAGCTTCCTGATTGTTGCGGGCCTGCTCTACAAATTTGCCTACAAGCCGATTCTGAACGTCCTGGAAGAGCGCAAGCAGAAGATCGCCGAGAGCCTCGCCAACGCCGAGAAGATCAAGGCGGAGCTTGCCAGCGCGCAGGTCAAGGCGCAGGAAATTCTGGGCCAGGCCGGCCAGCAGGCGAACAAGATCATTGAAGAGGCGCGCACGGCGGGTTCGCGGGAAATTGAAAAGGCCAGCCAGCAGGCCATCGCCACCGCGAATCAAATCATCGCGAAGGCCAGGGAAGCCAACGAGGCCGAGCTCGCCCGCATGAAGGCGGAATTGCAGCGTGAAGTCGCCCGTCTGGTGGTGCAAACTTCGGCGCGGGTCACCGGCAACATTCTCACCAGCGATCAGCAGTCACGCCTCGCGGAGGAT harbors:
- the atpF gene encoding F0F1 ATP synthase subunit B; the protein is MNQLFFLASIGGDLAQTARETGERFGVEKSLFIAQVISFLIVAGLLYKFAYKPILNVLEERKQKIAESLANAEKIKAELASAQVKAQEILGQAGQQANKIIEEARTAGSREIEKASQQAIATANQIIAKAREANEAELARMKAELQREVARLVVQTSARVTGNILTSDQQSRLAEDAAKQLAA
- a CDS encoding ATPase — encoded protein: MTMPLLAEMSGNLHVGLAALGAALGVGFIGMKASEAVGRNPGASTKILVQSILAIAFAEAIVFYALFLVKQGG